One genomic region from Pseudoduganella lutea encodes:
- a CDS encoding cobyrinic acid ac-diamide synthase — protein MIVTVVSERACEAKLVLAARRSQSGRKVLLMDADSQPHARPALPVRSVNGKGVGAELENLGQRFQDIVVDADGRDSQGSRAALIAARVVVVPAENLDGDATRAARLAERIGNARLFNPGLRIVIVPADGDCRTAALLHAGLPGAELAAGDETLYASVFRV, from the coding sequence ATGATCGTGACCGTGGTGAGCGAACGCGCCTGCGAGGCCAAGCTGGTGCTGGCCGCCCGGCGCAGCCAGTCCGGCCGCAAGGTGCTGCTGATGGATGCGGACTCGCAGCCGCATGCCCGCCCGGCTTTGCCGGTGCGCAGCGTCAACGGAAAGGGCGTGGGCGCGGAACTGGAAAACCTGGGCCAGCGCTTCCAGGACATCGTCGTCGATGCCGATGGTCGCGATTCGCAAGGCAGCCGCGCCGCGCTGATCGCCGCCCGCGTGGTCGTGGTGCCGGCCGAAAACCTGGACGGCGACGCCACCCGGGCCGCCCGCCTGGCCGAACGCATCGGCAACGCGCGGCTGTTCAACCCAGGGCTGCGCATCGTCATCGTGCCGGCCGACGGCGACTGCCGCACCGCGGCCCTGCTGCATGCCGGGCTCCCCGGCGCCGAACTGGCCGCCGGCGACGAAACCCTGTATGCCAGCGTGTTCCGCGTCTAG
- a CDS encoding PDDEXK nuclease domain-containing protein, translated as MEPKDVETTTATTSLAGDIRALIDEARAGLAATVNSALTILYWRIGRRIGVEVLQGGRAGYGEQIVVSLARQLEADHGRGFGAKNLRHMVRFGEVFEAEEIVYSLSRQLSWTHLRSLIYIDDPLKREFYLQMCRSEGWSTRTLQGRLDSMLFERTALSRKPDELLASELTTLRAQGVIGPNLVLKDPYVLDFLELRDRYLEKDLEDAILRELENFLLELGAGFSFVARQKRLQIDNNDFYIDLLFYNRRLRRLVAIELKLGEFKAADKGQMELYLRWLAKHEQESGEAPPLGIILCTGKNREQIELLELDQSGIHVAEYLVGLPSRQLLEQKLHEAVALSRARLENRPGPLGNAAE; from the coding sequence GTGGAACCGAAAGATGTAGAGACTACGACTGCAACAACGAGCCTGGCTGGCGATATCCGCGCGCTTATCGATGAAGCACGGGCTGGGCTGGCTGCAACGGTTAACTCGGCCTTGACCATATTGTATTGGCGAATTGGCCGGCGCATAGGTGTGGAGGTACTCCAAGGAGGACGGGCTGGATACGGCGAACAGATTGTTGTTTCGCTGGCGCGGCAATTGGAAGCCGATCATGGGCGTGGTTTTGGTGCCAAGAACTTGCGCCACATGGTGCGTTTTGGTGAGGTTTTCGAGGCGGAGGAGATTGTCTACTCACTGAGTAGACAATTGAGCTGGACCCACTTGCGCAGCCTGATCTATATCGACGATCCCCTCAAGCGGGAGTTTTATCTGCAAATGTGCCGCAGCGAGGGCTGGAGCACTCGTACCTTGCAAGGACGTCTCGATTCCATGTTGTTCGAGCGAACTGCGCTCTCGCGCAAGCCTGACGAACTGCTGGCAAGTGAGCTGACAACGTTACGCGCGCAAGGAGTAATCGGGCCTAATCTCGTTCTGAAGGATCCATACGTACTAGACTTCCTGGAATTACGCGATCGCTATCTTGAAAAGGATCTTGAAGACGCCATTCTTCGCGAGCTGGAGAATTTCCTGCTTGAGCTGGGAGCCGGCTTCAGCTTTGTCGCGCGCCAAAAACGGCTGCAAATCGATAACAACGATTTTTACATCGACTTGCTCTTCTATAATCGCCGCTTGCGGCGTCTGGTCGCAATCGAGCTCAAGCTTGGTGAATTCAAGGCTGCCGATAAAGGTCAGATGGAGCTCTACCTGCGTTGGCTGGCCAAACACGAACAGGAATCTGGCGAAGCGCCGCCGTTGGGAATCATTCTATGCACTGGCAAAAATCGTGAACAGATCGAACTGCTCGAACTTGATCAAAGCGGCATTCATGTAGCTGAATATCTCGTCGGCTTACCTTCGCGGCAATTGCTGGAGCAGAAGCTGCACGAGGCGGTGGCATTATCAAGAGCGCGGCTGGAGAATCGGCCTGGGCCGCTAGGAAACGCAGCTGAATAG
- a CDS encoding vWA domain-containing protein, whose product MLIDFFFTLKDAKIPVTIKEFLTLLEALEKNVVTQSLDDFYYLARIVLVKDEAHYDRFDRAFAQYFKGIDGAFDTKASIPLDWLLQRMKRELTDEQIAALEKFGYDKLMDRLQELLKEQKERHEGGGKWIGTGGTSPFGNGGTNPEGVRIGGKGGNRTAVKVWDQRTYKDYDADKELGTRNIKVALRRLRRFARDGAQEELALDQTIRATANNAGWLDIRMQPERRNNVMVLMLFDVGGTMDDHVERTEELFSAASSEFKNMEFFYFHNCVYDYLWKNNRRRNAERFPTWDVLRKYTPDTKLIFVGDATMSPYEILQAGGSVEYNNQEAGAEWLARFTQAFPKFVWLNPEPEQYWQYRQSIAIIRQIMNNRMFPTTLEGLERAMRVLSK is encoded by the coding sequence ATGCTGATCGACTTCTTCTTCACGCTGAAGGACGCGAAAATCCCCGTCACCATCAAGGAATTCCTCACCTTGCTGGAGGCGTTGGAGAAAAACGTCGTCACGCAATCGCTCGACGATTTCTACTACCTCGCGCGCATCGTGCTCGTGAAAGATGAAGCCCACTACGACCGCTTCGACCGCGCCTTCGCCCAGTACTTCAAGGGCATCGACGGCGCGTTCGACACGAAGGCGTCGATCCCGCTGGACTGGCTGCTGCAGCGGATGAAGCGCGAGCTGACGGACGAGCAGATCGCCGCGCTGGAAAAATTCGGCTACGACAAGCTGATGGACCGCCTGCAGGAGCTGCTGAAGGAACAGAAGGAACGCCACGAAGGCGGCGGCAAGTGGATAGGCACCGGCGGCACGTCGCCGTTCGGCAATGGCGGCACGAATCCCGAGGGTGTTCGCATCGGTGGCAAAGGCGGCAACCGCACGGCCGTGAAAGTGTGGGACCAGCGCACCTACAAGGATTACGACGCCGACAAGGAGCTGGGCACCCGCAACATCAAGGTGGCCTTGCGCCGCCTGCGCCGCTTCGCCCGCGATGGCGCCCAGGAAGAACTGGCGCTGGACCAGACGATCCGCGCCACCGCCAACAACGCCGGCTGGCTCGATATCCGCATGCAGCCGGAGCGCCGCAACAACGTCATGGTATTGATGCTGTTCGACGTGGGCGGCACGATGGACGACCACGTCGAACGCACTGAGGAACTGTTTTCCGCGGCCAGTTCGGAATTCAAGAACATGGAGTTCTTCTACTTCCACAACTGCGTCTACGATTACCTGTGGAAGAACAACCGCCGCCGCAACGCCGAGCGTTTCCCCACCTGGGACGTGCTGCGCAAGTACACGCCGGACACCAAGCTGATCTTCGTTGGCGACGCCACGATGAGCCCCTATGAAATCCTGCAGGCCGGCGGCTCCGTCGAGTACAACAACCAGGAGGCCGGCGCCGAATGGCTGGCCCGCTTCACGCAGGCATTCCCGAAGTTCGTCTGGCTGAACCCGGAGCCGGAACAGTACTGGCAATACCGGCAATCGATCGCCATCATCCGGCAGATCATGAACAACCGCATGTTCCCCACCACGCTCGAGGGGCTGGAGCGGGCGATGCGGGTGCTGAGCAAATAA
- a CDS encoding GNAT family N-acetyltransferase yields MIDVQPVTLALNGVRLEPLGYQHADGLRAAARDGELWKLRITSVPEPKHVEAYIATALEMRPARLAFAVIDAATGEIVGTTSYHDIMPAIDRVEIGYTWYAKSRQRSHVNTSCKRMLLAHAFDTLGCAVVGLRTDNFNHASQAAIERLGAKKDGVIRHYGVRRDGTVRDTVMYSIVRGEWPEIRAHIDYLLQRPRPC; encoded by the coding sequence ATGATCGACGTGCAGCCCGTCACGCTGGCATTGAACGGCGTGCGCCTGGAGCCGCTGGGCTACCAGCACGCCGATGGCCTGCGCGCGGCGGCACGCGACGGCGAACTGTGGAAACTGCGCATCACGTCCGTGCCGGAACCGAAACATGTCGAAGCGTACATCGCCACCGCGCTCGAGATGCGCCCTGCCCGGCTGGCATTCGCGGTGATCGACGCCGCCACCGGGGAAATCGTGGGCACGACCAGCTACCACGACATCATGCCGGCCATCGACCGCGTGGAAATCGGCTACACGTGGTATGCGAAAAGCCGCCAGCGCAGCCACGTCAACACGAGCTGCAAGCGCATGCTGCTGGCGCACGCGTTCGACACGCTGGGCTGCGCCGTCGTCGGCCTGCGCACGGACAATTTCAACCACGCCTCGCAGGCCGCGATCGAACGGCTCGGCGCGAAGAAGGATGGCGTGATCCGCCACTACGGGGTGCGCCGCGACGGCACCGTGCGCGACACCGTCATGTACAGCATCGTGCGTGGCGAGTGGCCGGAAATCCGCGCCCACATCGACTATTTATTGCAGCGTCCACGTCCATGCTGA
- a CDS encoding AAA family ATPase, with the protein MTVDHKNKRFEGSAQYVATNDLKLAVNAALTLQRPLLVKGEPGTGKTMLAEEVAAALDRPLLQWHIKSTTKAQQGLYEYDAVSRLRDSQLGDERVRDIHNYIVKGVLWQAFTAPEPVVLLIDEIDKADIEFPNDLLRELDRMEFYVYETREMVVAKHRPLVIITSNNEKELPDAFLRRCFFHYIAFPDKDTMEAIVKVHFPHLKQELLAQALQTFYEVRDVSGLKKKPSTSEFLDWMKLLLAEDISPEALRSKDAKAIVPPLHGALLKNEQDVHLFERLVFMSRTNR; encoded by the coding sequence ATGACCGTTGACCACAAGAATAAACGTTTTGAAGGCTCCGCCCAATACGTTGCCACCAATGACCTGAAACTGGCCGTCAATGCGGCGCTCACCTTGCAGCGGCCACTGCTCGTGAAGGGCGAACCGGGCACCGGCAAGACGATGCTGGCCGAGGAAGTGGCCGCCGCGCTGGACCGCCCGCTGTTGCAATGGCACATCAAATCCACCACCAAGGCGCAGCAGGGGCTGTATGAATATGACGCCGTGTCGCGCCTGCGCGACTCGCAGCTGGGCGACGAGCGCGTGCGCGACATCCACAACTACATCGTCAAGGGCGTGCTGTGGCAAGCCTTCACGGCGCCGGAACCCGTGGTGCTGCTGATCGACGAGATCGACAAGGCCGACATCGAATTCCCGAACGACCTGCTGCGCGAGCTGGACCGGATGGAATTCTATGTGTATGAAACGCGCGAGATGGTGGTGGCAAAGCACCGCCCGCTCGTCATCATCACGTCGAACAACGAAAAGGAACTGCCGGACGCCTTCCTGCGCCGCTGCTTCTTCCACTACATCGCCTTCCCCGACAAGGATACGATGGAAGCCATCGTGAAGGTGCACTTCCCGCACCTGAAGCAGGAATTGCTGGCACAGGCGCTGCAGACGTTCTATGAAGTGCGCGATGTGTCCGGCCTGAAGAAAAAGCCGTCCACCTCCGAATTCCTCGACTGGATGAAACTGCTGCTGGCCGAGGACATTTCGCCGGAAGCCCTGCGCAGCAAGGACGCCAAGGCCATCGTGCCGCCGCTGCACGGCGCGCTGCTGAAGAACGAGCAGGACGTGCACCTGTTCGAACGCCTCGTGTTCATGTCGAGGACGAACCGATGA
- a CDS encoding c-type cytochrome, which yields MTRLTAVFLLAGAMHAAPAAFAADIVGNPANVSANKLEMCIGCHAIPGYKATFPEVFQVPKIGGQNAKYIEAALKAYQKGDRKHPSMKGIAVSLSDQEIADLAAYYAKQK from the coding sequence ATGACCAGACTCACAGCAGTGTTCCTGCTTGCCGGCGCCATGCACGCCGCCCCGGCCGCCTTCGCCGCGGACATCGTCGGCAACCCCGCCAACGTATCCGCGAACAAGCTTGAAATGTGCATCGGCTGCCATGCCATTCCGGGCTACAAGGCAACCTTCCCCGAAGTGTTCCAGGTGCCGAAGATCGGCGGCCAGAACGCCAAGTACATCGAAGCGGCGCTGAAGGCCTACCAGAAGGGCGATCGCAAGCATCCGTCGATGAAGGGCATCGCGGTCAGCCTTTCCGACCAGGAAATCGCCGACCTCGCCGCCTATTACGCCAAGCAGAAATGA
- a CDS encoding c-type cytochrome, with product MKKTLLAVACLIASATASAVGGNINNGKALAEKYACATCHGKDYNSPIDPSYPKLAGQHKDYLAHALVAYKRGDGPNGRNNPIMGGLVKPLSNKDIADLAAYFHSLPGNMVVKR from the coding sequence ATGAAGAAAACCCTGCTCGCCGTGGCCTGCCTGATCGCGTCCGCCACCGCTTCCGCCGTCGGCGGCAACATCAACAACGGCAAGGCGCTGGCCGAAAAATATGCCTGCGCCACCTGCCATGGCAAGGACTACAACTCGCCGATCGACCCGAGCTATCCGAAGCTGGCCGGCCAGCACAAGGATTACCTGGCCCACGCGCTGGTCGCCTACAAGCGCGGCGATGGCCCGAACGGCCGCAACAACCCGATCATGGGCGGGCTCGTGAAGCCGCTGTCGAACAAGGACATCGCCGACCTGGCCGCCTACTTCCACAGCCTGCCGGGCAATATGGTCGTCAAGCGATAA
- a CDS encoding DUF1841 family protein, producing the protein MFTPSSHDVRRFFCEVFRKDRAHEILTPLEAMALDWVRLHPEYDDALTDVEAALARDYSVEGGEANPFLHLAMHLSISEQVSIDSPRGIRAAYEALSKKLDSTHDAQHEIMECLGEMIWKSQRNGLPPDGDAYIDAVKRRVQQ; encoded by the coding sequence ATGTTCACCCCCTCTTCCCACGACGTACGCCGCTTCTTCTGCGAGGTGTTCCGCAAGGACCGCGCCCATGAAATCCTCACGCCGCTCGAAGCGATGGCGCTCGACTGGGTGCGCCTGCACCCCGAATACGACGATGCGCTGACCGACGTGGAAGCGGCCCTGGCGCGCGACTATTCCGTCGAAGGCGGGGAAGCCAACCCCTTCCTGCATCTGGCGATGCACCTGTCGATCTCCGAACAGGTCTCGATCGACTCGCCGCGCGGCATCCGCGCCGCCTATGAGGCGCTGTCGAAAAAACTCGACTCCACGCACGACGCGCAGCACGAAATCATGGAATGCCTGGGGGAGATGATCTGGAAGTCGCAGCGCAACGGGCTGCCACCGGACGGCGACGCGTACATCGACGCCGTGAAGCGCCGCGTGCAGCAATAG
- a CDS encoding RNA pyrophosphohydrolase, translating into MLDREGFRPNVGIILLNSHNEVWWGKRVREHSWQFPQGGIKYGETPEQAMYRELQEEIGLRPEHVKIVGRTRDWLRYEVPDHFIKREIRGHYRGQKQIWFLLRMCARDNEVNLRLTDHPEFDAWRWHEYWVPLDVVIEFKREVYQRALQELSRFLSWPAHGERRHSSRYLRQPHGRGQQGQRQQQAVATPPQELVGCDGAALATSGKR; encoded by the coding sequence ATGCTCGATCGGGAAGGGTTCCGCCCCAACGTCGGCATCATCCTGCTCAACTCGCATAACGAGGTGTGGTGGGGCAAGCGGGTGCGCGAGCACTCATGGCAATTTCCGCAAGGAGGAATCAAGTACGGCGAAACACCCGAACAGGCCATGTACCGGGAGCTGCAGGAAGAGATCGGGTTGCGTCCGGAGCACGTGAAAATCGTGGGCCGCACGCGCGACTGGCTGCGCTACGAAGTGCCGGATCATTTCATCAAGCGCGAGATCCGCGGGCACTACCGTGGCCAGAAGCAGATCTGGTTCCTGCTGCGCATGTGCGCGCGTGACAATGAAGTGAACCTGCGCCTGACGGACCACCCCGAGTTCGATGCGTGGCGCTGGCATGAATACTGGGTGCCGCTGGACGTGGTCATCGAGTTCAAGCGCGAGGTGTACCAGCGCGCGCTGCAGGAACTGTCGCGGTTCCTGTCATGGCCCGCGCACGGCGAACGCCGGCACTCGTCGCGCTACCTGCGCCAGCCGCATGGCCGCGGCCAGCAGGGTCAACGGCAACAGCAGGCGGTAGCCACGCCACCACAGGAACTGGTCGGCTGCGACGGCGCGGCGCTGGCCACCTCCGGCAAGCGTTAG
- a CDS encoding proline--tRNA ligase yields MRASRFFISTLKEAPSDAEIVSHKLMMRAGMIKRLGSGIYTYMPMGLKVIRKVEAIVREEMNRAGAIELLMPLVQPAELWQETGRWDKMGPELMRVKDRHGREFAIQPTSEEVITDVVRSEIKSYRQLPLNFYHIQTKFRDERRPRFGLMRGREFTMKDAYSFDRDLEGMQKSYQVMFDAYTKIFTRFGLKFRAVAADNGAIGGTGSHEFHVIASTGEDALVYCPTSDYAANMEAAEAVPTGTRAAPSAELVKTATPKAAKCEDVAKLLGIDLSKTVKTIALTAETETDGKLDKQYFMLLLRGDHELNEIKAAKVPGLQGAYRFSTEAEIEEVYGCKPGYLGPIGTKAPVTIVADRTVANMADFVTGANEEDFHFTGANWGRDVAEPHVTADLRNVVEGDPSPDGKGVLAIERGIEVGHVFQLGTAYSAAMNATYLDENGKPAPLQMGCYGIGVTRILGAAIEQNFDDKGIVWPTSIAPFELVLCPMGYDRSELVKEETDKLYAAALAAGIDVIVDDRGLRPGAMFADWELIGVPHRVVIGDRGLKDGNLEYQGRRDTEATNVPLADIVAFIKARVQQ; encoded by the coding sequence ATGCGTGCGTCACGGTTTTTTATTTCCACACTTAAAGAAGCGCCTTCCGACGCCGAAATCGTCAGCCACAAACTGATGATGCGGGCCGGCATGATCAAGCGGCTGGGCTCGGGCATCTACACGTACATGCCGATGGGCCTGAAGGTGATCCGCAAGGTCGAGGCGATCGTGCGCGAGGAGATGAACCGCGCCGGCGCCATCGAGCTGCTGATGCCGCTGGTGCAGCCGGCCGAGCTGTGGCAGGAAACGGGCCGCTGGGACAAGATGGGGCCGGAACTGATGCGCGTAAAGGACCGGCATGGCCGCGAATTCGCGATCCAGCCCACGTCCGAGGAAGTCATCACCGACGTGGTGCGCAGCGAGATCAAGTCCTACCGCCAGCTGCCGTTGAATTTTTACCACATCCAGACGAAATTCCGCGACGAGCGCCGCCCCCGCTTCGGCCTGATGCGCGGCCGCGAATTCACGATGAAGGATGCGTATTCGTTCGACCGCGACCTGGAAGGCATGCAGAAGTCCTACCAGGTCATGTTCGATGCCTACACGAAGATCTTTACGCGCTTCGGCCTGAAGTTCCGTGCCGTGGCGGCGGACAATGGCGCCATCGGCGGCACCGGCTCGCATGAATTCCACGTCATCGCCAGCACCGGCGAAGATGCGCTCGTGTATTGCCCCACCTCCGACTACGCGGCCAATATGGAAGCGGCCGAGGCCGTGCCGACCGGCACCCGCGCGGCCCCGTCGGCCGAACTGGTGAAAACGGCCACGCCGAAGGCCGCCAAGTGCGAGGACGTGGCGAAGCTGCTGGGCATCGACCTGTCGAAGACGGTGAAGACGATCGCGCTGACGGCGGAAACGGAAACCGACGGCAAACTGGATAAACAGTATTTCATGCTGCTGCTGCGCGGCGACCATGAGCTGAACGAGATCAAGGCAGCGAAGGTGCCGGGCCTGCAGGGCGCCTACCGCTTCTCCACCGAAGCGGAAATCGAGGAAGTGTACGGCTGCAAGCCGGGCTACCTGGGGCCGATCGGCACGAAGGCGCCGGTCACCATCGTGGCCGACCGCACCGTGGCCAACATGGCCGATTTCGTGACCGGCGCGAACGAGGAGGATTTCCACTTCACGGGCGCGAACTGGGGCCGCGACGTGGCCGAGCCGCATGTGACGGCCGACCTGCGCAACGTGGTCGAAGGCGATCCTTCGCCGGACGGCAAGGGCGTGCTGGCCATCGAGCGCGGTATCGAAGTGGGCCACGTGTTCCAGCTGGGTACCGCGTACTCGGCAGCCATGAACGCCACCTACCTCGATGAAAACGGCAAGCCGGCACCGCTGCAGATGGGGTGCTACGGTATCGGTGTCACGCGCATCCTGGGCGCGGCGATCGAGCAGAACTTCGACGACAAGGGCATCGTCTGGCCGACGTCGATCGCGCCGTTCGAGCTGGTGCTGTGCCCGATGGGCTACGACCGCAGCGAACTGGTGAAGGAAGAGACCGACAAGTTGTACGCGGCGGCGCTGGCGGCCGGCATCGACGTCATCGTCGACGACCGCGGCCTGCGCCCCGGCGCCATGTTCGCGGACTGGGAGCTGATCGGCGTGCCGCACCGTGTCGTCATCGGCGACCGTGGCCTGAAGGATGGCAACCTGGAATACCAGGGCCGCCGCGACACCGAAGCGACGAACGTGCCCCTCGCCGACATCGTGGCCTTCATCAAGGCCCGAGTGCAGCAGTAA
- a CDS encoding lytic transglycosylase domain-containing protein: MKGGRERRRWWARPLRWWHTVAFATGVLCAPFGFAGNQKEESLADSVRVALSNAILDARPPKPAFTNPADQARYDAWVADMSGRLARKLPDEQHRREFLETVWYEARRAGLEPSLVLGLIQVESAYRKYAVSIVGARGYMQVMPFWTNVIGDRDRRKLFNMQTNLRYGCAILRMYIDMERGDLFLALGRYNGSRGKPAYPNAVLKAWNNWK; this comes from the coding sequence ATGAAGGGCGGACGGGAACGGCGCCGCTGGTGGGCGCGCCCCTTGCGCTGGTGGCACACGGTGGCCTTCGCCACCGGCGTGCTGTGCGCGCCGTTCGGCTTTGCCGGCAACCAGAAAGAGGAATCGCTGGCCGACTCCGTACGGGTCGCGCTGTCCAACGCGATCCTCGATGCCCGGCCGCCGAAGCCCGCGTTTACGAACCCGGCCGACCAGGCGCGCTATGACGCCTGGGTGGCCGACATGTCCGGGCGCCTCGCGCGCAAGCTGCCGGACGAACAGCACCGCCGCGAATTCCTGGAAACCGTGTGGTACGAGGCGCGCCGCGCCGGCCTCGAGCCGTCGCTCGTGCTGGGGCTGATCCAGGTGGAATCGGCGTACCGCAAATATGCCGTATCGATCGTCGGTGCGCGCGGCTACATGCAGGTGATGCCGTTCTGGACCAACGTGATCGGCGACCGGGACCGCCGCAAGCTGTTCAACATGCAGACCAACCTGCGCTACGGCTGCGCGATCCTGCGCATGTACATCGACATGGAGCGCGGCGACCTGTTTCTCGCGCTCGGGCGCTACAACGGCAGCCGCGGCAAGCCGGCGTATCCAAACGCCGTGCTGAAGGCGTGGAATAACTGGAAATAG
- a CDS encoding SWIB/MDM2 domain-containing protein, with the protein MATAKKSTAAPAKKAATKAAPAKKAAAPAKAAAKPAAKKAEPAARKPNAAFMKEMTPSAQLSPVVGASPLPRTEVTKKVWEYIKKHNLQDAANRRMINADDKLKAVFGGKAQVSMFEMTKLISDHLS; encoded by the coding sequence ATGGCAACAGCCAAGAAATCCACGGCAGCACCTGCCAAGAAAGCCGCAACCAAAGCGGCTCCGGCAAAAAAGGCCGCCGCTCCAGCGAAAGCTGCAGCCAAGCCGGCAGCGAAAAAGGCAGAACCCGCAGCACGCAAGCCCAATGCAGCATTCATGAAAGAGATGACTCCGTCTGCCCAGCTGTCCCCGGTAGTAGGCGCCTCCCCGCTGCCACGCACGGAAGTCACGAAGAAAGTCTGGGAATACATCAAGAAGCACAACCTGCAGGATGCCGCCAACCGCCGCATGATCAACGCGGACGACAAGCTGAAAGCTGTCTTCGGCGGCAAGGCCCAGGTTTCCATGTTTGAAATGACGAAGCTGATTTCCGATCATTTGAGCTGA
- the ffh gene encoding signal recognition particle protein: protein MLDNLTQRLAKVVKTMRGEARLTEANTAEMLREVRLALLEADVALPAVREFIGKVKEKALGEEVVGSLSPGQALVGVVQRELGALMGADLGPEATQLSFAQQPPAIILMAGLQGVGKTTTVGKLAKYLREQKKKKVLTVSADVYRPAAIAQLQSVTGQAGADFFPSTAQDKPVDIALAALDWAKKHYHDVLIIDTAGRLGIDEEMMKEITAVHGAVKPIETLFVVDAMLGQDAINTAKAFNDALPLTGIVLTKLDGDSRGGAALSVRHITGKPIKFAGVSEKLDGLEAFDPTRMANRVLGMGDILALVEEARKGVDEKAAAELAAKVKAGGKFDMNDFKAQLGQMKKMGGMAGLVDKLPAQFQQAAGNANMDQAEKQVRRMVGIIDSMTPAERAKPDLIKAARKRRIAAGAGVQVQEVNRMLNQFEQMQTMMKKLQGGGLMKMMRSMKGMMPGMR, encoded by the coding sequence ATGCTAGACAATCTGACTCAACGCCTCGCCAAGGTCGTCAAGACCATGCGCGGCGAGGCCCGCCTGACCGAAGCCAACACCGCCGAGATGCTGCGCGAAGTGCGCCTTGCCCTGCTCGAGGCCGACGTGGCGCTGCCCGCGGTGCGCGAATTCATCGGCAAGGTCAAGGAAAAGGCGCTCGGCGAAGAAGTCGTCGGTTCGCTGTCGCCGGGCCAGGCGCTGGTGGGCGTGGTGCAGCGCGAGCTGGGCGCGCTGATGGGCGCCGACCTCGGCCCCGAAGCCACGCAGCTGAGCTTTGCGCAGCAGCCGCCGGCGATCATCCTGATGGCCGGCCTGCAGGGCGTCGGTAAGACCACCACCGTCGGCAAGCTGGCCAAGTACCTGCGCGAGCAGAAGAAGAAAAAAGTGCTGACCGTGTCGGCCGACGTGTACCGCCCCGCCGCTATTGCGCAGCTGCAGTCCGTGACGGGCCAGGCCGGTGCCGACTTCTTCCCGTCCACCGCGCAGGACAAGCCGGTCGACATCGCGCTGGCCGCACTGGACTGGGCGAAGAAGCATTACCACGACGTGCTGATCATCGACACGGCCGGCCGCCTCGGCATCGATGAAGAGATGATGAAGGAGATCACCGCCGTGCACGGCGCGGTCAAGCCCATCGAAACGCTGTTCGTCGTCGACGCGATGCTGGGCCAGGATGCGATCAATACGGCGAAGGCCTTCAACGACGCGCTGCCGCTGACCGGCATCGTGCTGACCAAGCTCGATGGCGATTCGCGCGGCGGTGCCGCCCTGTCCGTGCGCCACATCACCGGCAAGCCGATCAAGTTCGCCGGCGTGTCGGAAAAGCTCGACGGCCTGGAAGCGTTCGATCCCACCCGCATGGCCAACCGCGTGCTCGGCATGGGCGACATCCTCGCGCTCGTCGAGGAAGCGCGCAAGGGCGTCGACGAGAAAGCGGCGGCGGAGCTGGCCGCGAAGGTCAAGGCCGGCGGCAAGTTCGACATGAACGACTTCAAGGCGCAGCTGGGCCAGATGAAGAAAATGGGCGGCATGGCCGGCCTGGTCGACAAACTGCCGGCCCAGTTCCAGCAGGCGGCCGGCAACGCGAACATGGACCAGGCGGAAAAGCAGGTGCGCCGCATGGTCGGCATCATCGATTCGATGACCCCGGCCGAGCGCGCGAAACCCGACCTGATCAAGGCGGCCCGCAAGCGCCGCATCGCGGCCGGCGCCGGCGTGCAGGTGCAGGAAGTAAACCGTATGCTGAACCAGTTCGAACAGATGCAGACGATGATGAAGAAGCTGCAGGGTGGTGGTCTGATGAAGATGATGCGCTCGATGAAAGGCATGATGCCCGGCATGCGCTGA